One region of Arvicola amphibius chromosome 3, mArvAmp1.2, whole genome shotgun sequence genomic DNA includes:
- the Hexa gene encoding beta-hexosaminidase subunit alpha, producing MAGCRLWVSLLLAAALACLATAVWPWPQYIQTYHRRYTLYPNNFQFRYHAGSAAQPGCVVLDEAFRRYRNLLFGSGSWPRPSFLKKQQTLGKNVLVVSVVTAECNEFPNLESVENYTLTINDDQCLLASETVWGALRGLETFSQLVWKSAEGTFFINKTKVKDFPRFPHRGLLLDTSRHYLPLSSILDTLDVMAYNKFNVFHWHLVDDSSFPYESFTFPVLTRKGSYNPVTHIYTSQDVKEVIEYARLRGIRVLAEFDTPGHTLSWGPGVPGLLTPCYSGSHPSGTFGPVNPSLNSTYDFMSTFFLEISSVFPDFYLHLGGDEVDFTCWRSNPSIQAFMKKKGFTDFKQLESFYIQTLLDIVSDYDKGYVVWQEVFDNKVKIRPDTIIQVWREEVPVEYMKEMEQITKAGFRALLSAPWYLNRVTYGPDWKDMYKVEPLAFHGTSEQKALIIGGEACMWGEYVDSTNLVPRLWPRASAIAERLWSSNLTTDMDFAFSRLSHFRCELLRRGVQAQPISIGYCEQEFEQP from the exons ATGGCAGGCTGCAGGCTCTGGGTTTCGCTGCTGCTGGCGGCGGCGTTGGCTTGCTTGGCCACGGCGGTGTGGCCCTGGCCCCAGTACATCCAGACCTACCACCGGCGCTACACCCTGTACCCCAACAACTTCCAGTTCCGGTACCATGCCGGTTCAGCCGCGCAGCCGGGTTGCGTCGTCCTCGACGAGGCCTTTCGACGCTACCGTAACCTGCTCTTCGGTTCCGGCTCTTGGCCCCGACCCAGCTTCTTAA AAAAACAACAGACTTTGGGGAAGAACGTTCTGGTTGTCTCCGTCGTCACAGCTGAATGTAACGAGTTTCCTAACTTGGAGTCGGTTGAAAACT ACACCCTAACCATAAATGATGACCAGTGTTTACTTGCCTCTGAGACTGTCTGGGGTGCACTCCGAG GTCTGGAGACTTTCAGTCAGCTCGTTTGGAAATCAGCTGAGGGAACA TTCTTTATCAACAAGACGAAAGTTAAAGATTTTCCCCGCTTTCCTCACCGGGGCTTACTGCTGGATACATCTCGCCATTATCTGCCGTTGTCTAGCATCTTGGACACACTG GACGTCATGGCATACAATAAATTCAACGTGTTCCACTGGCACCTGGTAGACGACTCTTCCTTCCCGTATGAGAGCTTCACTTTCCCGGTGCTCACCAGAAAG gGGTCCTACAACCCTGTCACCCACATCTATACATCACAGGATGTGAAGGAGGTCATTGAATATGCACGGCTTCGGGGTATTCGTGTGCTGGCAGAATTTGACACTCCTGGTCACACTTTGTCCTGGGGGCCAG GTGTCCCTGGGTTATTAACTCCTTGCTACTCTGGATCCCATCCCTCTGGCACCTTTGGACCCGTGAACCCCAGTCTCAACAGTACTTATGACTTCATGAGCACATTCTTCTTGGAGATCAGCTCTGTCTTCCCGGACTTTTATCTTCACCTGGGAGGAGATGAAGTAGACTTCACCTGCTG GAGATCCAACCCCAGTATCCAGGCCTTCATGAAGAAAAAGGGCTTTACTGACTTCAAGCAGCTGGAGTCCTTCTACATCCAGac gcTGCTGGACATCGTCTCTGATTATGACAAGGGCTATGTGGTGTGGCAGGAAGTGTTTGATAATAAAGTAAAG ATTCGACCAGACACAATCATACAGGTATGGCGGGAAGAGGTACCAGTAGAGTACATGAAGGAGATGGAACAGATCACTAAGGCTGGCTTCCGGGccctgctctctgctccctggtACCTGAACCGTGTAACATATGGCCCTGACTGGAAGGACATGTACAAAGTGGAACCCCTGGCATTTCATG GTACCTCTGAACAGAAGGCTCTAATTATTGGAGGGGAGGCCTGTATGTGGGGAGAGTATGTGGACAGCACAAACCTGGTCCCCAGGCTCTG GCCGAGAGCCAGTGCTATTGCCGAGAGACTGTGGAGCAGCAACCTGACAACTGATATGGACTTTGCCTTTAGCCGTTTGTCGCATTTCCGCTGTGAGCTGCTGAG GCGAGGGGTCCAGGCCCAGCCCATCAGTATAGGCTACTGTGAGCAGGAGTTTGAGCAGCCGTGA